A stretch of Perognathus longimembris pacificus isolate PPM17 chromosome 1, ASM2315922v1, whole genome shotgun sequence DNA encodes these proteins:
- the Ak1 gene encoding adenylate kinase isoenzyme 1, with protein MEEKLKKSKIIFVVGGPGSGKGTQCEKIVQKYGYTHLSTGDLLRAEVSSGSDRGKKLAEIMEKGQLVPLETVLEMLREAMIAKLETSNGFLIDGYPREVQQGEEFERRIGKPTLLLYVDAGPDTMTQRLLKRGETSGRLDDNEETIKKRLDTYYKATEPVIAFYEKRGIVRKVNAEGTVDSVFSQVCTHLDALK; from the exons ATGGAAG AGAAGCTGAAGAAAAGCAAGATTATCTTTGTGGTGG GTGGGCCTGGCTCAGGGAAGGGCACCCAGTGTGAGAAAATTGTACAGAAGTATGGCTACACCCACCTCTCCACTGGAGACCTTCTGCGTGCCGAGGTCAGCTCTGGCTCAGACAGGGGCAAGAAGTTGGCGGAAATCATGGAGAAGGGCCAGCTGGTGCCACTG GAGACTGTGCTGGAGATGCTCCGAGAAGCCATGATAGCCAAACTTGAAACGTCCAACGGCTTCCTCATTGATGGCTACCCTCGAGAGGTGCAGCAAGGAGAGGAGTTTGAGCGTCGG ATCGGAAAGCCCACACTGCTGCTGTACGTGGACGCGGGCCCCGACACCATGACCCAGCGGCTCCTGAAGCGGGGGGAGACCAGCGGCCGTTTGGACGACAACGAAGAAACCATCAAGAAGCGCCTGGACACCTATTACAAGGCCACCGAGCCGGTCATTGCCTTCTATGAGAAACGGGGCATCGTGCGCAAG GTCAACGCGGAAGGCACCGTGGACAGTGTCTTCTCCCAGGTCTGCACTCACCTGGATGCTCTGAAGTAG